Proteins encoded by one window of Venturia canescens isolate UGA chromosome 2, ASM1945775v1, whole genome shotgun sequence:
- the LOC122406071 gene encoding uncharacterized protein, translating into MFSSVVLDFFCIIISFRIKFTMSEKTRSSSETGRNSFRRQLHCAAFNPKYTVLLWKVNQVCYDEYKKASYDEPKRLLSLEIVKPIVSSIWHDGTKKQKYLSIQRFLMHHAVENMKNIERLRANPNITVEHSYESEQKLKAMNLNLICLEFWEIFQDPDHPIEPAIVASITSRYCGTPDATLRKKMRSHLMNQRVAIAEFIRNEP; encoded by the exons ATGTTCTCGTCCGTTGTTTTagactttttttgtataatCATTTCATTTCGTATCAAATTCACAATGTCCGAAAAAACTCGGAG ctCATCCGAAACCGGAAGAAATTCCTTCCGGCGGCAACTCCATTGTGCTGCTTTTAATCCCAAATACACGGTATTGCTTTGGAAAGTTAATCAGGTGTGCTACGACGAATATAAAAAAGCATCATATGATGAGCCAAAAAGATTATTGAGTCTGGAAATCGTGAAGCCcattgtttcttcaatttggcatGATGGgaccaaaaaacaaaaatatctcAGTATCCAGCGATTCCTCATGCACCACGCTgtcgaaaatatgaagaacaTTGAGC GTTTAAGAGCAAATCCAAACATTACGGTGGAACACTCGTATGAATccgaacaaaaattaaaagcaATGAATCTGAATCTCATCTGTCTGGAGTTCTGGGAAATTTTCCAAGACCCCGACCATCCGATCGAGCCCGCCATTGTAGCCTCAATAACATCCCGGTACTGTGGAACGCCAGATGCAACTCTCCGGAAGAAGATGCGGTCACACCTAATGAACCAGAGAGTTGCGATCGCAGAGTTCATACGCAACGAACCG TGA